A genomic segment from Leopardus geoffroyi isolate Oge1 chromosome A2, O.geoffroyi_Oge1_pat1.0, whole genome shotgun sequence encodes:
- the MOB3A gene encoding MOB kinase activator 3A isoform X2, which produces MSSPFLKQVFNKDKTFRPKRKFEPGTQRFELHKKAQASLNAGLDLKLAVQLPPGEELSDWVAVHVVDFFNRVNLIYGTIGDECTEQSCPVMSGGPKYEYRWQDEHQFRKPTALSAPRYMDLLMDWIEVQINNEELFPTHVGTPFPKNFLQVVRKILSRLFRVFVHVYIHHFDRIAQMGSEAHVNTCYKHFYYFVKEFGLIDTKELEPLKEMTARMCH; this is translated from the exons ATGTCCAGCCCCTTCCTGAAGCAAGTTTTCAACAAGGACAAGACTTTCCGGCCCAAGCGCAAGTTCGAGCCGGGCACCCAGCGGTTCGAGCTGCACAAGAAGGCACAGGCGTCGCTGAACGCGGGGCTCGACCTGAAGCTGGCCGTGCAGCTGCCCCCCGGCGAGGAGCTCAGCGACTGGGTGGCCGTGCACGTGGTGGACTTCTTCAACCGCGTCAACCTCATCTACGGCACCATCGGCGACGAGTGCACGGAGCAGTCCTGCCCGGTCATGTCCGGCGGCCCCAAGTACGAGTACCGCTGGCAAGACGAGCACCAGTTCCGCAAGCCCACGGCGCTGTCGGCCCCCCGCTACATGGACCTGCTCATGGACTGGATCGAGGTGCAGATCAACAACGAGGAGCTCTTTCCCACCCACGTTG GCACGCCGTTCCCCAAGAACTTCCTGCAGGTGGTGAGGAAGATCCTGTCGCGACTGTTCCGCGTGTTCGTGCACGTCTACATCCACCACTTCGACCGCATCGCGCAGATGGGCTCCGAGGCGCACGTCAACACCTGCTACAAGCACTTTTACTACTTCGTCAAGGAGTTCGGCCTCATCGACACCAAGGAGCTCGAGCCGCTG aaagaaatgactgCACGGATGTGCCACTGA
- the MOB3A gene encoding MOB kinase activator 3A isoform X1: protein MSSPFLKQVFNKDKTFRPKRKFEPGTQRFELHKKAQASLNAGLDLKLAVQLPPGEELSDWVAVHVVDFFNRVNLIYGTIGDECTEQSCPVMSGGPKYEYRWQDEHQFRKPTALSAPRYMDLLMDWIEVQINNEELFPTHVGTPFPKNFLQVVRKILSRLFRVFVHVYIHHFDRIAQMGSEAHVNTCYKHFYYFVKEFGLIDTKELEPLPRAPIPSSFLPYPCFHFFLGPARLPQAVCKGRELVLTCPLLLHTEAPGVLPSCRTWQDVFVP, encoded by the exons ATGTCCAGCCCCTTCCTGAAGCAAGTTTTCAACAAGGACAAGACTTTCCGGCCCAAGCGCAAGTTCGAGCCGGGCACCCAGCGGTTCGAGCTGCACAAGAAGGCACAGGCGTCGCTGAACGCGGGGCTCGACCTGAAGCTGGCCGTGCAGCTGCCCCCCGGCGAGGAGCTCAGCGACTGGGTGGCCGTGCACGTGGTGGACTTCTTCAACCGCGTCAACCTCATCTACGGCACCATCGGCGACGAGTGCACGGAGCAGTCCTGCCCGGTCATGTCCGGCGGCCCCAAGTACGAGTACCGCTGGCAAGACGAGCACCAGTTCCGCAAGCCCACGGCGCTGTCGGCCCCCCGCTACATGGACCTGCTCATGGACTGGATCGAGGTGCAGATCAACAACGAGGAGCTCTTTCCCACCCACGTTG GCACGCCGTTCCCCAAGAACTTCCTGCAGGTGGTGAGGAAGATCCTGTCGCGACTGTTCCGCGTGTTCGTGCACGTCTACATCCACCACTTCGACCGCATCGCGCAGATGGGCTCCGAGGCGCACGTCAACACCTGCTACAAGCACTTTTACTACTTCGTCAAGGAGTTCGGCCTCATCGACACCAAGGAGCTCGAGCCGCTG cctcgTGCCCCGATACCCTCGTCATTTCTCCCGTACCcatgcttccatttctttctggggCCAGCGAGACTTCCCCAGGCTGTGTGTAAAGGACGTGAGCTGGTGCTGACCTGCCCGCTGCTCCTGCACACCGAGGCTCCCGGGGTCTTGCCGTCGTGCAGAACGTGGCAAGATGTCTTCGTGCCTTAG
- the IZUMO4 gene encoding izumo sperm-egg fusion protein 4 isoform X1, whose translation MALLLCLGLTAALARGCLHCHGNFSEKFSFYRHHVNLKSWWVGDIPVSGLLLSDWSQDTMKELHLAIPAEITREKLNQVANAVYQKMDQLYQGKMYFPGYFPNELRAIFREQVHLIQNAIIESRIDCQRHCGIFQYETISCTNCTDSHVVCFGYNCESSAQWETAVQGLLRYINKWHKQDDHTRTTPAFLMSPSFTCLEPPHLANLTLENASECLTQH comes from the exons aTGGCTCTGCTGCTGTGCCTCGGCCTGACCGCGGCGCTGGCCCGCGGCTGCCTGCACTGTCACGGCAACTTCTCGGAGAAGTTCTCCTTCTACCGCCATCACGTGAATCTCAAGTCCTGGTGGGTGGGCGACATCCCCGTGTCGGGCTTGCTGCTCAGCGACTGGAGCCAGGACACGATGAAGGAGCTGCACCTGGCCATCCCCGCGGAGATCA CCCGGGAGAAGCTGAACCAAGTGGCGAACGCCGTGTACCAGAAGATGGATCAGCTGTACCAGGGGAAGATGTATTTCCCCG GGTACTTCCCCAACGAGCTGCGAGCCATCTTTCGGGAGCAGGTGCACCTCATCCAGAATGCAATCATCGAAA GCCGCATCGACTGTCAGCGTCACTGTG GCATCTTCCAGTACGAGACCATCTCCTGTACCAACTGCACGGACTCGCACGTCGTCTGCTTTGGCTACAACTGCGA GTCATCGGCACAGTGGGAAACAGCTGTGCAGGGCCTCCTCCGGTACAT AAATAAGTGGCACAA ACAGGACGACCACACAAG AACCACTCCAGCTTT TCTGATGTCACCAAGCTTCACATGTCTTGAGCCCCCACACCTGGCCAACTTGACTCTGGAAAATGCTTCCGAGTGCCTGACACAGCACTGA
- the IZUMO4 gene encoding izumo sperm-egg fusion protein 4 isoform X3 gives MALLLCLGLTAALARGCLHCHGNFSEKFSFYRHHVNLKSWWVGDIPVSGLLLSDWSQDTMKELHLAIPAEITREKLNQVANAVYQKMDQLYQGKMYFPGYFPNELRAIFREQVHLIQNAIIESRIDCQRHCGIFQYETISCTNCTDSHVVCFGYNCESSAQWETAVQGLLRYIQDDHTRTTPAFLMSPSFTCLEPPHLANLTLENASECLTQH, from the exons aTGGCTCTGCTGCTGTGCCTCGGCCTGACCGCGGCGCTGGCCCGCGGCTGCCTGCACTGTCACGGCAACTTCTCGGAGAAGTTCTCCTTCTACCGCCATCACGTGAATCTCAAGTCCTGGTGGGTGGGCGACATCCCCGTGTCGGGCTTGCTGCTCAGCGACTGGAGCCAGGACACGATGAAGGAGCTGCACCTGGCCATCCCCGCGGAGATCA CCCGGGAGAAGCTGAACCAAGTGGCGAACGCCGTGTACCAGAAGATGGATCAGCTGTACCAGGGGAAGATGTATTTCCCCG GGTACTTCCCCAACGAGCTGCGAGCCATCTTTCGGGAGCAGGTGCACCTCATCCAGAATGCAATCATCGAAA GCCGCATCGACTGTCAGCGTCACTGTG GCATCTTCCAGTACGAGACCATCTCCTGTACCAACTGCACGGACTCGCACGTCGTCTGCTTTGGCTACAACTGCGA GTCATCGGCACAGTGGGAAACAGCTGTGCAGGGCCTCCTCCGGTACAT ACAGGACGACCACACAAG AACCACTCCAGCTTT TCTGATGTCACCAAGCTTCACATGTCTTGAGCCCCCACACCTGGCCAACTTGACTCTGGAAAATGCTTCCGAGTGCCTGACACAGCACTGA
- the IZUMO4 gene encoding izumo sperm-egg fusion protein 4 isoform X2: MALLLCLGLTAALARGCLHCHGNFSEKFSFYRHHVNLKSWWVGDIPVSGLLLSDWSQDTMKELHLAIPAEITREKLNQVANAVYQKMDQLYQGKMYFPGYFPNELRAIFREQVHLIQNAIIESRIDCQRHCGIFQYETISCTNCTDSHVVCFGYNCESSAQWETAVQGLLRYINKWHKQDDHTSLMSPSFTCLEPPHLANLTLENASECLTQH, translated from the exons aTGGCTCTGCTGCTGTGCCTCGGCCTGACCGCGGCGCTGGCCCGCGGCTGCCTGCACTGTCACGGCAACTTCTCGGAGAAGTTCTCCTTCTACCGCCATCACGTGAATCTCAAGTCCTGGTGGGTGGGCGACATCCCCGTGTCGGGCTTGCTGCTCAGCGACTGGAGCCAGGACACGATGAAGGAGCTGCACCTGGCCATCCCCGCGGAGATCA CCCGGGAGAAGCTGAACCAAGTGGCGAACGCCGTGTACCAGAAGATGGATCAGCTGTACCAGGGGAAGATGTATTTCCCCG GGTACTTCCCCAACGAGCTGCGAGCCATCTTTCGGGAGCAGGTGCACCTCATCCAGAATGCAATCATCGAAA GCCGCATCGACTGTCAGCGTCACTGTG GCATCTTCCAGTACGAGACCATCTCCTGTACCAACTGCACGGACTCGCACGTCGTCTGCTTTGGCTACAACTGCGA GTCATCGGCACAGTGGGAAACAGCTGTGCAGGGCCTCCTCCGGTACAT AAATAAGTGGCACAA ACAGGACGACCACACAAG TCTGATGTCACCAAGCTTCACATGTCTTGAGCCCCCACACCTGGCCAACTTGACTCTGGAAAATGCTTCCGAGTGCCTGACACAGCACTGA
- the IZUMO4 gene encoding izumo sperm-egg fusion protein 4 isoform X4: MALLLCLGLTAALARGCLHCHGNFSEKFSFYRHHVNLKSWWVGDIPVSGLLLSDWSQDTMKELHLAIPAEITREKLNQVANAVYQKMDQLYQGKMYFPGYFPNELRAIFREQVHLIQNAIIESRIDCQRHCGIFQYETISCTNCTDSHVVCFGYNCESSAQWETAVQGLLRYIQDDHTSLMSPSFTCLEPPHLANLTLENASECLTQH, encoded by the exons aTGGCTCTGCTGCTGTGCCTCGGCCTGACCGCGGCGCTGGCCCGCGGCTGCCTGCACTGTCACGGCAACTTCTCGGAGAAGTTCTCCTTCTACCGCCATCACGTGAATCTCAAGTCCTGGTGGGTGGGCGACATCCCCGTGTCGGGCTTGCTGCTCAGCGACTGGAGCCAGGACACGATGAAGGAGCTGCACCTGGCCATCCCCGCGGAGATCA CCCGGGAGAAGCTGAACCAAGTGGCGAACGCCGTGTACCAGAAGATGGATCAGCTGTACCAGGGGAAGATGTATTTCCCCG GGTACTTCCCCAACGAGCTGCGAGCCATCTTTCGGGAGCAGGTGCACCTCATCCAGAATGCAATCATCGAAA GCCGCATCGACTGTCAGCGTCACTGTG GCATCTTCCAGTACGAGACCATCTCCTGTACCAACTGCACGGACTCGCACGTCGTCTGCTTTGGCTACAACTGCGA GTCATCGGCACAGTGGGAAACAGCTGTGCAGGGCCTCCTCCGGTACAT ACAGGACGACCACACAAG TCTGATGTCACCAAGCTTCACATGTCTTGAGCCCCCACACCTGGCCAACTTGACTCTGGAAAATGCTTCCGAGTGCCTGACACAGCACTGA